The following coding sequences lie in one Panicum virgatum strain AP13 chromosome 6N, P.virgatum_v5, whole genome shotgun sequence genomic window:
- the LOC120680045 gene encoding uncharacterized protein LOC120680045 — protein sequence MAVEGMGSVVATVSGYRGDERHRLIKLISESGASYVGAMSRSITHLVCWRLEGKKYDIARKLRTRVVGHRWFLECLKEGRRLPEDPYLMESGEEAGPVPELPARPCTRGKKNAFTEGRVLKELPDDFCDTPTASHTIKLADSDSDMEHRTWSKSTLLKENFGDGDSEKNDLSDVKQRRKRLKRVKKSMDKDVLQLQDNVSTVMARQYLHESNHKASRSTSKQKGERNNLTESDSLSDSFDEPQTLDTLSIGARRTFTKTKVSSSSLRQSTLDSLYEYGETSRHEPDRRKELKNTGLRESSTSLLPCELSGQEPAFCTQEQNDKYSLGTLADDELGDDKKLTEKSSNLERQVELSCVICWTEFSSTRGILRCGHRFCYSCIEEWAMASRGEVKTCPLCKASFTGITKVDEAGTSDQKIYSQTIPCEASTDVSVFHDEGYDFSRFWAEPGACFQCHSREPEESLVSCQVCRSQWVHSYCLDPPENPWTCVHCRGMPMMYHRYH from the exons atggcggTCGAGGGGATGGGGTCCGTGGTCGCGACGGTGAGCGGGTACCGCGGCGACGAGCGGCACAGGCTCATCAAGCTCATCTCGGAGTCCGGCGCCAGTTACGTCGGAGCCATGAGCAGGTCCATCACCCACCTG GTGTGCTGGAGGCTCGAGGGGAAGAAGTACGACATCGCGAGGAAGCTCCGGACGCGCGTCGTCGGCCACCGGTGGTTCCTGGAGTGTCTCAAGGAGGGGAGGCGTCTCCCGGAGGACCCCTACTTGATGGAAAG TGGTGAAGAAGCAGGACCAGTCCCAGAGCTGCCTGCTCGTCCCTGTACACGAGGCAAGAAAAATGCCTTCACGGAGGGTAGAGTTTTGAAAGAATTACCTGATGATTTCTGTGATACTCCTACGGCCAGCCACACTATTAAGCTTGCTGATTCAGATTCTGATATGGAACATCGGACATGGTCTAAATCAACCCTACTAAAAGAA AATTTTGGTGATGGGGATTCTGAGAAGAATGATTTATCAGATGTTAAGCAAAGAAGAAAACGTTTGAAGCGTGTTAAAAAATCAATGGATAAAGATGTTCTACAGCTGCAGGACAATGTGTCAACTGTCATG GCAAGACAATACCTTCATGAGTCAAATCACAAAGCGTCCAGGAGCACATCGAAACAGAAGGGAGAAAGGAACAATCTCACAGAAAGTGATAGTTTGTCTGACAGCTTTGATGAACCTCAGACTTTGGATACTCTGTCTATAGGAGCGCGAAGAACATTTACCAAGACAAAAGTATCATCATCATCCCTTCGACAGAGTACCCTGGATTCATTGTACGAATATGGCGAAACTAGTAGGCATGAACCAGACAGAAGAAAAGAGCTAAAAAACACTGGCTTAAGGGAGAGTTCAACAAGCTTGCTTCCATGCGAATTGTCTGGACAGGAACCAGCTTTCTGTACTCAGGAGCAAAATGACAAATATAGCCTTGGCACTCTAGCTGATGATGAATTGGGAGACGACAAGAAACtcacagaaaaatcatctaATTTAGAAAGGCAAGTAGAATTATCATGCGTAATATGTTGGACAGAGTTTTCTTCTACAAGGGGCATCTTACGATGTGGACACCGATTCTGTTATTCATGCATCGAAGAATGGGCAATG GCTTCCAGGGGGGAAGTCAAAACATGTCCCCTTTGTAAAGCCAGTTTCACAGGGATCACTAAGGTGGACGAGGCTGGCACCTCTGATCAGAAGATATACTCACAGACCATTCCTTGCGAAGCTTCTACCGACGTTTCTGTGTTCCATGATGAAGGCTATGACTTCTCTCGATTCTGG GCTGAGCCAGGAGCATGCTTCCAGTGCCACAGCCGTGAACCTGAGGAGTCTCTTGTAAGCTGCCAGGTCTGCAGGTCACAGTGGGTGCACTCGTACTGCCTTGATCCTCCTGAGAACCCGTGGACATGTGTGCATTGCAGGGGTATGCCTATGATGTATCACCGCTATCACTAA